The following coding sequences are from one Rutidosis leptorrhynchoides isolate AG116_Rl617_1_P2 chromosome 11, CSIRO_AGI_Rlap_v1, whole genome shotgun sequence window:
- the LOC139877699 gene encoding E3 ubiquitin-protein ligase SINAT2-like, with translation MAPGGGVCKDVIESHPKTLKYDVATTKNDKSITRMQSTNGVHELLECPVCTTLMYPPIHQCPNGHTLCSNCKLLVHNCCPTCRLEMGNIRCLALEKVAESLELPCRHQNLGCHDIFPYYSKLKHEQNCRFRPYNCPYAGSECSVTGGIPYLVSHLKDDHNVDMHDGCSFNHRYVKSNPHEVENATWMLTVFNCYGRQFCLHFEAFQLGMAPVYISFLRFMGEDNEAKKFSYSLEVGGYGRKITWQGVPRSIRDSHRKVRNSQDGLVIPRNLALFFSGGDGQELKLRVSGRIWKEQ, from the exons ATGGCGCCAGGTGGCGGTGTTTGTAAAGATGTTATTGAGTCTCACCCTAAAACTTTGAAGTATGACGTGGCAACCACAAAGAACGATAAAAGTATTACAAGGATGCAATCAACAAATGGTGTTCATGAGCTTCTTGAATGCCCTGTGTGCACTACTTTAATGTATCCTCCGATTCATCAG TGTCCAAATGGCCACACATTATGCTCAAACTGCAAACTACTAGTACACAATTGTTGCCCTACATGTCGTCTTGAAATGGGAAACATACGGTGTTTAGCGTTGGAAAAAGTAGCGGAATCTTTAGAACTACCATGTCGACACCAAAATCTTGGTTGCCATGATATTTTTCCGTACTATAGCAAGTTGAAACACGAGCAAAATTGCCGGTTTCGCCCTTACAATTGTCCGTATGCCGGATCCGAGTGTTCGGTCACGGGTGGTATCCCGTATCTTGTGTCACATTTGAAGGATGATCATAACGTTGATATGCATGATGGATGCAGTTTTAATCATCGTTATGTTAAATCTAATCCGCATGAAGTTGAAAATGCGACATGGATGTTAACT GTATTCAATTGTTATGGACGACAGTTTTGTTTACATTTTGAGGCGTTTCAACTTGGTATGGCACCAGTTTACATTTCATTTCTACGGTTTATGGGTGAGGACAATGAAGCGAAGAAGTTTAGTTACTCGTTAGAAGTGGGAGGGTACGGACGTAAAATCACATGGCAAGGTGTTCCGAGGAGCATACGTGATAGTCACCGAAAAGTTCGCAATAGTCAAGACGGATTAGTCATTCCAAGAAACTTAGCTCTGTTTTTCTCTGGTGGAGATGGGCAAGAACTCAAGTTAAGAGTTAGTGGTCGTATATGGAAAGAACAGTGA
- the LOC139874262 gene encoding probable protein kinase At2g41970: MSCCGGSEEDSYSGPPSNNIATAPPRGGGPPYGGSDRGEPRGAGPARGGAPQKPLSIDTPAVSLNELNRMTNNFGQKALIGEGSYGRVFYGKLSSGDEVAVKKLDTSSSPEPDNDFNSQLSLVSRLKNEYFVELLGYCLEGNNRILIYQYATMGSLHDVLHGRKGVQGAEPGPILSWPQRVKIAYGAARGLEYLHEKVQPSIVHRDVRSSNVLLFDDFQTKIADFNLSSQSSDTAARLHSTRVLGTFGYHAPE; this comes from the exons atgtcttgttGTGGAGGTTCCGAAGAGGATAGTTACAGCGGGCCACCCTCAAATAATATCGCAACAGCGCCACCTCGAGGAGGCGGGCCCCCTTACGGAG GGAGTGATAGAGGAGAACCAAGGGGTGCGGGACCCGCAAGAGGTGGGGCCCCTCAAAAACCCTTGTCGATTGATACACCAGCAGTATCGTTGAATGAGTTAAATAGGATGACAAATAATTTTGGTCAAAAAGCTTTAATTGGTGAAGGTTCTTATGGTAGAGTTTTTTATGGAAAGTTAAGTAGTGGAGACGAAGTAGCAGTAAAGAAACTGGATACTAGTTCTTCACCTGAGCCTGATAATGATTTTAATTCCCAG TTATCACTAGTTTCACGGCTTAAAAACGAGTATTTTGTTGAGTTGCTCGGTTATTGTTTGGAGGGAAACAACCGCATATTGATATATCAATACGCAACCATGGGTTCTTTACATGATGTATTACATG GGAGAAAGGGTGTACAAGGTGCGGAACCGGGTCCCATTCTCAGTTGGCCGCAAAGAGTGAAAATTGCATATGGTGCAGCAAGAGGTTTAGAGTACTTACATGAAAAGGTTCAACCTTCGATTGTTCATCGTGATGTTCGATCGAGCAATGTTTTATTGTTTGATGATTTTCAAACTAAGATTGCTGATTTCAATTTGAGCAGTCAGTCTTCTGATACTGCAGCTCGATTGCATTCGACTAGGGTGTTGGGAACTTTTGGCTACCATGCTCCAGAGTAA
- the LOC139874385 gene encoding probable protein kinase At2g41970, with protein sequence MTGQITQKSDVYSFGVVLLEILTGRKPVDHTMPKGQQSLVTWATPRLSEDKVKQCVDPKLSNDYPPKAVAKMAAVAALCVQYEADFRPNMTIVVKALQPLYHQKPAGTESHASS encoded by the exons ATGACGGGGCAGATAACGCAGAAGAGTGATGTTTATAGTTTTGGAGTCGTTCTCTTAGAAATCTTGACTGGTAGAAAACCAGTTGACCACACAATGCCCAAAGGTCAACAAAGTCTTGTTACTTGG GCAACACCAAGATTAAGTGAAGACAAAGTAAAGCAATGTGTTGATCCAAAGTTAAGCAATGACTACCCTCCAAAGGCGGTTGCTAAG atGGCGGCTGTTGCAGCATTATGTGTTCAATACGAGGCAGATTTCAGGCCAAACATGACGATTGTTGTCAAGGCTTTGCAGCCGCTGTACCATCAAAAACCAGCAGGCACAGAGTCTCATGCTTCTTCGTAA